One genomic segment of Octopus sinensis unplaced genomic scaffold, ASM634580v1 Contig02042, whole genome shotgun sequence includes these proteins:
- the LOC115227188 gene encoding nucleosome-remodeling factor subunit NURF301-like yields MSQFESTQGCSRHSCLGNDRCGRKYYLMARRVVAVSANGCQCWYYSTVHQLKRLLCCFDSSICVEKNLLEQFELSRPEIERQMRITEIITDSNKGDMMSYFDWQEKQFQNIDINDKEATKTEDLLDTKPVLSTSPKELENLYVLGKDDEYKKYVNLFSADDHNSLSKKQREEERIKKRTLFSRFNQSTDFRWHGHIYGTYKQILTSVRAS; encoded by the exons ATGTCTCAGTTTGAGAGTACTCAGGGGTGTTCCCGTCATTCTTGTTTGGGGAATGATCGTTGTGGTCGAAAGTATTATCTCATGGCTAGAAGAGTTGTTGC AGTTTCGGCTAATGGGTGTCAGTGTTGGTACTACTCAACTGTACATCAGCTTAAGCGTTTGCTCTGCTGTTTTGACAGTTCGATTTGTGTTGAGAAAAATCTTTTGGAGCAGTTTGAGTTGTCCAGACCTGAAATCGAGCGACAAATGCGCATAACTGAAATTATAACTGACTCTAATAAAGGAGATATGATGTCATATTTTGATTGGCAGG aaaaacaatttcaaaatattgatattaacgACAAGGAAGCG ACAAAGACTGAGGACTTGTTAGATACTAAACCTGTTTTGTCGACTTCTCCAAAAGAACTAGAAAATCTTTATGTTCTcg GGAAAGACGATGAATACAAGAAATATGTAAATCTCTTTTCAGCGGATGATCACAATTCTTTGAGTAAGAAGCAAAGAGAAGAGGAGCGAATAAAGAAACGGACTTTATTCTCTCGTTTTAATCAGAGTACAGACTTTCGTTGGCATGGGCACATTTATGGGACATACAAACAAATCCTTACATCAGTGAGAGCATCGTAA
- the LOC115227189 gene encoding nucleosome-remodeling factor subunit BPTF-like: protein MNFQTKTTNFEIPPSSCDLLVENRHVMNVLSIYQLLIRFWNTLRLSPFRVETFCSALTSEENTVLLSDIFIALIKAIVKDDEQKGIVFGPSDVLHNYSILFYLMDGLTYSEVLRFYLNGLTVPDFDSAETTRPLSSPAAPLLDIDSNLDLLQILIDHFISTNARNQLMSSPELDHEDFCRSCGKIGELICCDRCTCVMHYECIPAGNIPENERVWVCTVCQKHNV, encoded by the exons atgaattttCAAACAAAAACCACGAATTTTGAAATTCCTCCCAGTTCATGTGATCTTTTAGTGGAGAACCGCCATGTTATGAACGTCCTTTCGATTTATCAACTTCTTATTCGTTTTTGGAACACTTTGAGACTTTCTCCATTCAGGGTTGAAACTTTTTGTTCTGCACTCACATCTGAAGAGAACACAGTTTTGTTATCGGACATTTTTATTGCTCTAATAAAAGCAATTGTGAAAGACGATGAGCAGAAGGGAATTGTTTTTGGCCCCAGCGATGTCCTGCACAATTATTCCATTCTTTTTTACTTGATGGATGGACTGACATACTCTGAAGTTCTGAGATTTTATTTAAATGGATTGACTGTGCCTGATTTTGACTCAGCAGAGACAACTCGTCCACTTTCAAGTCCAGCAGCCCCACTTTTGGACATTGATTCGAATTTGGATCTCCTGCAGATCTTAATTGACCATTTTATATCAACTAATGCGAGAAATCAGTTGATGTCTTCTCCCGAATTAGACCACGAGGATTTTTGTCGGTCGTGTGGAAA GATTGGGGAGCTGATTTGCTGTGATAGGTGCACTTGTGTTATGCACTATGAGTGCATTCCTGCCGGGAATATTCCAGAAAATGAGCGAGTCTGGGTGTGTACTGTCTGTCAGAAACATAATGTTTAg